One Scophthalmus maximus strain ysfricsl-2021 chromosome 1, ASM2237912v1, whole genome shotgun sequence genomic region harbors:
- the eny2 gene encoding transcription and mRNA export factor ENY2, which produces MSKDSRMRATINQKLTEMGERDRLKELLRAKLTECGWKDQMKAHCKEVIKEKGLEHVTVEDLVVEITPKGRALVPDSVKKELLHRIRAFLSQHAT; this is translated from the exons ATGAGCAAAGACTCCAGAATGAGAGCAACAATAAACCAGAAGCTGACAGAGATGGGCGAAAGAGACAG ACTGAAGGAGTTACTGAGAGCTAAGCTCACTGAGTGCGGTTGGAAGGACCAGATGAAGGCTCACTGCAAAG AAGTAATCAAAGAAAAAGGCCTGGAGCATGTCACCGTTGAGGACCTGGTGGTAGAGATCACTCCTAAAGGAAGAG CCTTGGTGCCAGACAGCGTCAAGAAGGAGCTCCTCCACAGAATACGAGCCTTTTTATCTCAGCATGCCACATAA